Proteins found in one Actinomycetes bacterium genomic segment:
- a CDS encoding redox-sensing transcriptional repressor Rex, translating into MTEVRPGRGIPEATVARLPVYHRALSALADRGVATVSSEELAASAGVNSAKLRKDLSYLGSYGTRGVGYDVVDLLDHIGRVLGLTQDWAVVIVGVGNLGHALANYGGFGSRGFRVVALVDADPSREGERVGDLAVRPLAELEDLVARLGVSIGVIATPASAAQHVCDRLVAAGVRSILNFAPLVLSVPRDVGVRKVDLATELQILAFHEQRRSELVAVAP; encoded by the coding sequence GTGACCGAGGTCCGCCCCGGCCGTGGCATCCCCGAGGCGACGGTCGCGCGGCTGCCCGTCTACCACCGGGCCCTCTCCGCGCTGGCGGACCGCGGCGTGGCCACCGTGTCCTCGGAGGAGCTGGCCGCGTCGGCCGGCGTCAACTCGGCGAAGCTGCGCAAGGACCTGAGCTACCTGGGGTCGTACGGCACCCGTGGCGTGGGCTACGACGTCGTCGACCTCCTCGACCACATCGGTCGCGTCCTCGGCCTCACCCAGGACTGGGCCGTGGTCATCGTCGGGGTCGGCAACCTCGGCCACGCCCTGGCCAACTACGGCGGTTTCGGCTCCCGGGGCTTTCGCGTGGTCGCCCTCGTCGACGCCGACCCCTCCCGCGAGGGCGAGCGGGTCGGGGACCTCGCCGTGCGGCCCCTCGCCGAGCTCGAGGACCTCGTGGCGCGGCTCGGCGTGAGCATCGGGGTGATCGCCACTCCCGCCAGCGCCGCGCAGCACGTCTGCGACCGGTTGGTGGCGGCCGGGGTCCGCAGCATCCTCAACTTCGCGCCGTTGGTGCTCTCCGTCCCGCGCGACGTCGGTGTGCGCAAGGTCGACCTGGCCACCGAGCTGCAGATCCTCGCCTTCCACGAGCAGCGGCGCAGCGAGCTGGTGGCGGTGGCGCCGTGA
- the efeU gene encoding iron uptake transporter permease EfeU, with protein sequence MLPSFVICLREGLEASLIVGIIAAFLGSRGRSDALRWVWLGVGAAVALCLAVGLGLHALSRDLPQRQQEGLETVIGLLAVSLVTYMIVWMRRHARGLKRHLEGSAAGALASGSARALVVMAFLAVLREGFETAVFLLGLLQESTIQPAAAIVGGLLGLGLAAALGYGIYRGGVRLDLARFFRVTGAVLVIVAAGLLMTAFRTAHEAGWLSVGQAQALDLTWLVHPGTTWSAMLTGILGITAYPTVLEVAVWLLYAVPMLVLVFWPTRRPPRPAEAPTPAPAPVGA encoded by the coding sequence GTGCTGCCGTCGTTCGTGATCTGCCTTCGCGAGGGCCTCGAGGCCTCCCTCATCGTCGGGATCATCGCCGCCTTCCTCGGCAGCCGCGGCAGGTCCGACGCGCTGCGGTGGGTATGGCTCGGCGTCGGGGCGGCGGTCGCGCTCTGCCTCGCGGTCGGGCTCGGCCTGCACGCGCTGTCGCGCGACCTGCCGCAGCGCCAGCAGGAGGGGCTGGAGACCGTCATCGGGCTGCTGGCGGTGAGCCTGGTCACCTACATGATCGTCTGGATGCGTCGGCACGCCCGCGGCCTCAAGAGACACCTGGAGGGCAGTGCCGCGGGCGCGCTGGCCAGCGGGTCGGCCCGCGCCCTGGTCGTGATGGCCTTTCTCGCGGTGCTGCGCGAGGGCTTCGAGACCGCGGTCTTCCTGCTCGGCCTCCTGCAGGAGTCGACGATCCAGCCGGCGGCGGCGATCGTCGGCGGGCTGCTCGGCCTTGGGCTGGCCGCGGCCCTCGGGTACGGCATCTACCGCGGCGGCGTACGGCTCGACCTCGCGCGCTTCTTCCGGGTCACCGGCGCGGTCCTCGTCATCGTCGCCGCGGGCCTGCTCATGACCGCGTTCCGGACCGCCCACGAGGCCGGCTGGCTCAGCGTCGGGCAGGCCCAGGCCCTCGACCTGACCTGGCTCGTCCACCCCGGCACCACCTGGTCGGCGATGCTCACCGGGATCCTCGGCATCACGGCGTACCCGACCGTCCTCGAGGTCGCGGTCTGGCTGCTGTACGCCGTGCCGATGCTGGTGCTCGTCTTCTGGCCCACCCGGCGCCCCCCTCGGCCCGCCGAGGCCCCTACTCCCGCCCCGGCCCCGGTGGGCGCATGA
- the efeB gene encoding iron uptake transporter deferrochelatase/peroxidase subunit, whose amino-acid sequence MSTRISRRRLLGIGAGVTGAAVTGAVLATHLPRADADAGAEEPFHGEHQAGIATPAQDRLVFAAFDVVTSDRGELREMLREWTAAAAAMAAGRAVPGGSTNPLAPPADTGEALGLPAAHLTVTLGFGPTLFDGRFGLAAYRPAALAELPALPGDQLERARSGGDLGVQACANDPVVAFHAVRNLARLGRGTVVVRWSQLGFGRTSSTSRSQATPRNLMGFKDGTRNVVGEDAAAMDAHVWVGDETDQSWMRGGSYLVARRIRMLIEAWDRSSLRDQQDTIGRLKTSGAPLTGRAEHDVPDFVAATHGSPVIPANAHIRLASPEENDGIRILRRGYSYTDGMDPVTGQLDAGLFFLAYQKDPRTQFVALQRRLGVHDALGEYIEHTGSALFACPPGVAPGQAWGEALFA is encoded by the coding sequence GTGAGCACGCGGATCTCCCGGCGCCGGCTGCTGGGGATCGGCGCGGGTGTCACCGGCGCCGCGGTGACGGGTGCGGTGCTCGCCACGCACCTGCCGCGGGCGGATGCCGACGCCGGGGCCGAGGAGCCCTTCCACGGTGAGCACCAGGCCGGCATCGCGACGCCGGCGCAGGACCGCCTGGTGTTCGCGGCCTTCGACGTCGTCACGTCCGACCGGGGCGAGCTGCGCGAGATGCTGCGCGAGTGGACCGCAGCCGCTGCCGCGATGGCGGCAGGGCGAGCCGTGCCCGGCGGGAGCACCAACCCGCTGGCACCCCCCGCCGACACGGGCGAGGCGCTAGGGCTGCCCGCCGCCCACCTGACGGTGACGCTGGGCTTCGGTCCGACGCTCTTCGACGGCCGCTTCGGCCTGGCGGCGTACCGCCCCGCCGCGCTGGCCGAGCTGCCGGCCCTGCCCGGCGACCAGCTCGAGCGGGCCCGCAGTGGGGGCGACCTCGGAGTCCAGGCCTGCGCGAACGATCCGGTCGTCGCGTTCCACGCCGTGCGCAACCTCGCCCGGCTGGGCCGCGGAACGGTGGTCGTGCGGTGGTCGCAGCTGGGCTTCGGACGTACGTCGTCGACGAGCCGCTCGCAGGCCACGCCGCGCAACCTCATGGGGTTCAAGGACGGCACCCGCAACGTCGTGGGCGAGGACGCGGCGGCCATGGATGCCCACGTGTGGGTGGGTGACGAGACCGACCAGTCGTGGATGCGGGGTGGCTCCTATCTGGTGGCCCGGCGGATCCGGATGCTCATCGAGGCGTGGGACCGCTCCTCCCTGCGCGACCAGCAGGACACGATCGGTCGGCTGAAGACGTCCGGCGCGCCGCTCACCGGTCGTGCGGAGCACGACGTCCCGGACTTCGTGGCGGCCACCCACGGCAGCCCGGTCATCCCGGCCAATGCGCACATCCGCCTGGCCAGTCCGGAGGAGAACGACGGGATCCGCATCCTGCGCCGCGGCTACTCCTACACCGACGGGATGGACCCGGTCACCGGCCAGCTCGACGCGGGGCTGTTCTTCCTCGCCTACCAGAAGGACCCCCGGACCCAGTTCGTCGCGCTGCAGCGCCGGCTCGGGGTCCACGACGCCCTCGGCGAGTACATCGAGCACACGGGGAGCGCGCTGTTCGCCTGCCCGCCGGGCGTCGCCCCCGGCCAGGCCTGGGGCGAGGCCCTCTTCGCCTGA
- a CDS encoding cupredoxin domain-containing protein: MIRPLLVGLLAATALAGCSKAPSTPTASAAGGPAQVSIVATSVGCAPSPATLPAGPMTFTVRNDGAPAVSEVELQQGGRMLGEKENLVPGLGGSFSLRLGQGTYTVYCPGAKAPRSSFVVTPS, translated from the coding sequence ATGATCCGGCCGCTCCTCGTCGGGCTGCTCGCGGCCACGGCGCTGGCCGGCTGTTCGAAGGCCCCCAGCACGCCGACGGCGTCCGCCGCAGGGGGTCCGGCGCAGGTGAGCATCGTGGCCACCTCGGTCGGCTGTGCGCCGTCCCCGGCGACGCTGCCGGCCGGGCCGATGACCTTCACCGTCCGCAACGACGGGGCGCCCGCCGTCTCCGAGGTCGAGCTGCAGCAGGGCGGGCGCATGCTCGGCGAGAAGGAGAACCTCGTGCCCGGGCTCGGGGGGAGCTTCTCGTTGCGGCTCGGCCAGGGGACGTACACGGTCTACTGCCCCGGCGCCAAGGCGCCGCGTTCGAGCTTCGTGGTGACGCCCTCGTGA